A DNA window from Bubalus bubalis isolate 160015118507 breed Murrah chromosome 20, NDDB_SH_1, whole genome shotgun sequence contains the following coding sequences:
- the CIB2 gene encoding calcium and integrin-binding family member 2 isoform X2: MDRSGPATLSPASPGLSAAGSSRVRPADAGAGARRAGQRLPRPGRPLAGPGRAAAGSRAPALSRPRGGVAALRVRFPASQAPAPPPPVGCGARRGAAGRGGGSGGRRKLPAAGLARAAGAGLRRPRMGGGTRAGERRRRGHHGEQADHLHGRAAGQLPGLHLLQ, encoded by the exons ATGGATCGGTCCGGGCCCGCCACCCTCAGCCCCGCGTCCCCTGGACTCTCGGCGGCCGGAAGTTCCCGGGTCCGCCCAGCCGACGCGGGCGCGGGCGCCAGACGGGCCGGGCAGCGCCTCCCGAGGCCAGGCCGCCCCCTGGCGGGCCCGGGGCGCGCGGCAGCCGGGAGCCGGGCGCCCGCCCTCTCCCGGCCGCGGGGCGGAGTCGCCGCGCTCCGGGTCCGCTTCCCCGCCTCCcaggcccccgccccgccccctccggTGGGCTGCGGGGCGCGGCGCGGCGCGGCTGGGCGGGGCGGCGGGTCCGGCGGCCGTCGGAAGCTGCCCGCCGCGGGGCTGGCGAGGGCCGCGGGCGCGGGGCTCCGGCGGCCGCGGATGGGAGGCGGCACCCGGGCGGGAGAGCGACGCCGCCGCGGCCACCATGGGGAACAAGCAGACCATCTTCACGGAAGAGCAGCTGGACAACTACCAG GACTGCACCTTCTTCAATAA